In the Hordeum vulgare subsp. vulgare chromosome 7H, MorexV3_pseudomolecules_assembly, whole genome shotgun sequence genome, one interval contains:
- the LOC123413420 gene encoding UPF0481 protein At3g47200-like produces the protein MQQPIIYTVPQELKINSYNPMGEYEPVAVCIGSKYSKVYTLPPGSQYRENLLQLDKYKWCCVQQLIRRHSRLLEPAKTLVLLHGCFTSMKRLLPKIRGSYSPQGTLRTDRAQSDDEVAQMMLLDGCFILHRLLKYARRAGMEEAGGGGEQQFVDDDEDWTQVYGRCFVWQLVTRDLLLLENQIPFFVIRELFQQLRNEDESERLLVTGSLRLFRSLRPQMMHRSPIACDGVHHLLHLFYLSVGFPLSHRRQHSRRRQTDVVMSELPQWIPCAKELEEAGVRFRKRENATSFLDVSFAQGVLEIPQLELNDSSESLFRNLIAFEQTYPDTPRDVSTYAVFMDCLITSAEDMRILDLHGVLVSYLSSRRVAWHFFSDIGGQVHWSVDDNYLVGLMNEVNRYRERRRHKWRAALARNYFSNPWVAMSVFAALLLLSMAMLQTFFAVYAYFKPPK, from the coding sequence GGTTGCTGTTTGCATAGGCAGCAAGTACTCCAAGGTTTACACTCTTCCACCGGGGAGTCAGtacagggaaaacttgctgcagcTGGACAAATACAAATGGTGCTGCGTGCAGCAGCTCATCAGGCGACACAGCCGCCTCTTGGAGCCTGCCAAGACTCTGGTTCTACTACATGGATGCTTCACGAGCATGAAGCGACTCCTGCCTAAAATTCGGGGATCCTACTCACCACAAGGCACCTTAAGGACTGACCGAGCTCAATCCGATGACGAGGTGGCCCAGATGATGCTGCTAGACGGCTGCTTCATCCTACACCGATTGCTCAAGTACGCGCGACGCGCGGGAATGGAAGAAgctggtggcggcggcgaacaGCAGTttgtcgacgacgacgaggactggACTCAGGTTTATGGCAGGTGCTTTGTGTGGCAACTGGTGACGCGGGACCTGCTACTGCTGGAGAACCAGATCCCTTTTTTCGTGATCCGGGAGCTCTTTCAGCAGCTGAGAAACGAGGACGAATCAGAAAGGCTCCTGGTGACCGGCAGCCTCAGGCTTTTCCGCTCCCTTCGTCCCCAGATGATGCACCGGTCACCCATCGCATGCGACGGCGTACACCACCTGCTGcacctcttctacctctccgtcggcTTCCCATTGAGCCACCGCCGGCAGCATTCCCGCCGCCGTCAAACCGATGTGGTGATGTCGGAGCTCCCTCAGTGGATCCCGTGCGCCAAGGAGTTGGAGGAGGCTGGGGTCCGATTccgcaagagggagaatgccacgaGCTTCCTGGACGTGAGCTTCGCCCAGGGCGTGCTGGAGATCCCGCAGCTGGAGCTGAACGACTCCAGCGAGTCCTTGTTCCGGAACCTGATTGCATTCGAGCAAACCTACCCGGACACCCCGCGCGACGTTTCTACCTACGCCGTCTTCATGGACTGCCTCATCACCTCGGCGGAGGACATGAGGATCCTAGACCTGCACGGCGTCCTTGTCAGCTACCTCAGCAGCAGGAGGGTCGCATGGCATTTCTTCAGCGACATTGGCGGGCAGGTGCACTGGTCAGTCGACGACAACTACCTGGTCGGCCTGATGAACGAGGTGAACAGGTACAGGGAGCGCAGGCGGCACAAGTGGCGCGCGGCCCTTGCCCGCAACTACTTCAGCAACCCATGGGTGGCCATGTCGGTGTTCGCGGCCCTACTCCTGCTCTCCATGGCCATGCTGCAGACCTTCTTCGCTGTCTATGCCTACTTCAAGCCTCCCAAGTAA